From the Planktothricoides raciborskii GIHE-MW2 genome, the window ATACCATCAAATTCCACAGCGACTCATAAAGAAAGGTGGGATGGAAGTAGTCAAACTGTCTCATTTCCAGGGGTAGATGAAACCGATTTTCTGGGGGAATATAGAGTTTCCAGGGTAAGTTGGTGGGATCGCCGAAGGCTTCGGAGTTAAAGAAATTGCCCCACCGCCCGATCGCCTGTCCCAGAATTACCGAAGGGGCGACTAAATCGGTCAGTTGCCAGAAAGATATTTTTTGCAGACGGGCAAATATTAAAGCGGCTAGGATGCCTCCCAACATAGCGCCGTGAATGGCAATCCCACCTTTCCAAATGGCGATGATATCTCCTGGGTTTTGGGCATATTGTGGCCATTCAAATAGCACATAGTACAGTCGGGCAGCGGGAATAGCGCCGACTACCAGCCAAATGGCTAAATCACCAATTAAGTCTGGGTTAACCTGGCGTCGCTGGGCTAAATATTGGGAAAGGGTGACACCAATTAACACCGCTGAGGCGATTAAAAGGCCATACCAACGAATGGTTAATGGCCCAAGGTGAAAGATAATCGGCCCTGGGGAGGTGAATTGAAATCCGATGGGAAGAGAGTATATATCCATAATGATATTGAATTTAATCTTTAGCCAAGGCAGAGTGACGCCCTTGTTCAGCATAAAATATTAATGCCACCTAGCATGGTGATTAAATATGACCAAACGCGCGATCGCTCATAAAAACTCTGTCTCGAAAAGTCCCGTGATTAAAAAGTCCGTGGCTAAAAGTCCTGTCCCGAAAAGTCCCGTGACAAAGAAGTCCGTGGCTAACAGTCCAGTGCCGAAAAGTCCCGTGCGGAGGGGCAAAGGTGCAGAGGGGCAGGGAAGCGGAGGAGCAGAGGGGCAACGGAAAACTCCGGTTGCTAAAACTCCGGTGCCGAAAACTCCTGTTGCTAAAATCTCCCTGCGGAAAAAGTCCGTGCTGAAAAAGTCCGCCTCAAACGCAGAAACCCCCAAAAATCAAAAACGGCATCATTTCCGAGGTGCCAAGTCCAGCCACGACCAGCCAAAAATTCAACCCAGACCACTACCCCAGACCAAATATGAGAACAACATACCGCTTTTAGGATTATCTTTATCCCAGTTGACCGAGTGGGTACAACAACAAGATCAACCCGCTTATCGGGGTAAGCAGCTACATCAATGGATTTATCAACAAGGGGCAAAAACCCTCGAAGACATCACGGTGTTTCCCAAACAGTGGCGGGAAAATCACCAGGATGTAGCGATTGGGCGATCGCAAATTTTGCATCGTTCTGTGGCTTTAGACCAAACCGTTAAATATTTGCTGCAATTAGCCGATGGGCAAATTATCGAAACCGTGGGCATTCCCACACAAAAGCGGTTAACCGTTTGCGTCAGTTCCCAGGTGGGTTGTCCTATGGCTTGTGATTTTTGCGCCACCGGCAAAGGAGGCTTTACCCGGAATTTAGCCGTCCATGAAATCGTGGATCAGGTGTTAACGGTGCAAGAAGATTTTGGCCGTCGCGTCAGCCACATCGTATTTATGGGCATGGGTGAACCCTTACTCAATACCGAGAATGTTTTAGCGGCAGTACGCTGTCTTAATGAAGATGTCGGAATTGGACAGCGCCATCTGACTATTTCTACCGTGGGAGTGCGCGATCGCATTCGCAAACTCGCTCAATATCAAGGCCAATTTACCCTAGCGGTAAGCTTGCACGCTTCCAATCAAGCCATACGGGAAAAACTGATCCCCTCGGCCAAACATTCTCCTTTAGATCAGCTAATGGCAGAATGTCGGGAATATGTCAACATCACCGGACGACGGTTGAGTATTGAATACATTTTGTTAGCCGGTTTAAACGACGCCCATGCCCACGCCATAGAACTGGCCAATCTCTTACGCGGGTTCCAATGCCACGTTAACCTAATTCCCTATAATCCGGTAAAAGAAGCTGACTATCAACGTCCCAGTCCCCAAGAAATCCAAGCTTTTGTGGACGGGTTACAACAGCGACATATCGCCGTCAGCGTCCGCTACTCGCGAGGCTTAGAAGCTGACGCCGCTTGTGGACAACTGCGAGCCTCTCGTCGTTAAAAGTTCGGTAATCGGCGGTGATGTGTCTCTTGAAAATTGGTAGAGTCATCCCTGAGTCTCTGGATCTAGTTAGGTAAACATTACCTGTAAAACTGATAAGTCGTCATCAAAAATCCGCTTGGGATTGAGATTCCTTAAATAATCCAAAAGATGATCCAGTTCCGTCTGATTTGTTTCTCGATAGTGACTGAGTATCTGCACAAATTCCTCTAAAGTCCACAGATTGCCGTCGCGTTGAGTAATTTCATAAGCGCCATCGCTATAAATATATAAGGTACTCAACGGAGGCACTTGACAAGATTTCTGCATATACTCAATATCTGGAAACATCCCAACGGGCATTCCCGGAGTTTTCAGTTGCTCAACGGTTAACGGGGTATTCCGGCCACCAGACAGCAAAATTGCCGGGGGATGACCGGCGCAAGAATAGGACAACTCGCGAGTGGAGAGATGATACACGCCGTACCAGATGGTAAAGTATTTGTCCTGGTGCATATCCATCTGGAAGGCTTCATTTAAAGCCGTGAGCACGCGAGCGGGTTCAGAAAAAGCCACTCCAGGCAAAGAACGGGTACGCAGTAAGTGCGACATAGCCACCGAAGGCAGGGTAGAACCCAGACCATGACCAGAAACATCCAGTAAATACATCACCAAATGCTCATCATCTAACCAATAGTAGTCAAAACAATCTCCTCCTAGTTGCCGGGAAGGAATAAACCGACTGTTAATGGTGACAGCAGCGGTTTTCATCGGTGGGGGTAGCTGCGATCGCACATATTCTGCCCCCTCTGCCAACTGTGCCTCCAAACGATGATTAGAATCTGCCAACATCTGGTTAGAAGAACGCAAATCTGCCGTGAGTTGATAGATTCTCAACCCCGCTCTCACTCTGGCATTGAGTTCATCGGGACGAATGGGTTTAGAGAGAAATTCATCCGCCCCAGTATCCAAACCCATCACGCGATCTTCCGTTCCCCCACGGGAAGTCAACAAAATAAAAAAAGTGGTCGAGAGATCGGGATTAGCCTTAACTTGGCGACAAACTTCTAGTCCGTCCATGATCGGCATCATCCAATCACAGATAATCAGAGCCGGACGGACTTCTTCCGCTCGCTCGACTCCTTCTTTACCATTTTCGGCTACGGTGACGCCATAACCCTGCTTTTGTAAAGCTCTGGTTAACACCACCCGAATCGTCGGGTCATCATCAATCACTAAAATCTGAGTCATGGGGCAGGGAAATTAGGATCATTCGCTTAAAATTGGATCTAACGTTAAACATAGCAATAGATACTACATTCCACAGCATCTAGTTCAACCAGTCGATTAAGATGAGGGTGGATCGGTCTGGTCATGGTAATTTCTGTTTAATCGGGGGAAACCCCTGGGTAAAATAGCGTCTCAACGCTTGGATTAAAAGCTTTTGAGCAACGTCCCTTCTATACCAGACCGACAAGGATTTAATCGCTGTTTAAAGAAAAATCAGGCCGGGATGAGAATTTATTTTCACCAAAATATAAATTATCGTGCCATTCTAAGAAGAGGGATAAAATTTAGACGATGTTCTATTGTATGATATCTAATAATTAATTTTGAAATCACGTAGCAAAAACTCTCAAAAATAGGGGGGTCATCAAATCATCGTGGATTATAAAGATGTGAAAAAACTACCAGTACCCCAAAAATTCACCCTGCATCTCACAACAGAAATTCAGTTACTCAACGAAGTTTTGTCATGGTTTGATCAGTTTGATTGTCCCCCTGTACCGAATAGAACTTGGATGCAATGTCAGTTAGCCTTAGCTGAGGCATTTACGAATGCTGTGCGTCATGCTCACGCAGAAATGCCAAGCAATACGCCAATTGATCTTGAAGTCTCTATTTTACCTGAGTCTTTGGAAATCCGGATTTGGGATTGGGGTCCAGGATTAGATTTAGCCGCAAAACTGAAAGCCCTGAGTCAGAACAGAGATAAAGATGCTGAAGGGGGACGGGGTTTGCTCTTAATCCAACTCATTGCGGATCATATGAGTTATACAAAAACTCAAGATAATCGGAATTGTTTCTTGATTGTTAAGCACTACGATAATAGTTAATCGTGAATCCGTATCTGACGCGAACCATCCTGAAACTTATGAAAAAAATAAGAGACAGCCTGATGGCGTCTCTTATTTTGGTGATGGTTTGTTTTAAAGAAATCGTCTTATTATAAAATCGGCGATCGCTCTGCCCTAACTAATGAAAATTTTTAGTGGCTATGGTCATAAATTCCTGGAGCATGAGCTTCGAGCACCTTGCCAGTGCGAACACTACTCAGCATAAAGTAATCACAGAAAGGACATTGGGTTTGGCTTTCTTCGCGCTTAATAAAGTAGTAGCGTTCGGCGAGATTTCCACAGTTTGGGCAGCGAATAGCTTGTAATGTTTGCATTTCAAAACCTCGGTTTTCTTTGATTCCAAATTTGAGTCCAAAAAGTGCTAATCAACTCAGGAAATAGAAACCATCAGGATGCTTGGGTCATCAAGCAGATAATCCCAAGGGTTTTTATGGGTTTATGGCGGCGGTTTCTATTTTTGATTGACAATCTGAAAAGTCTTGACCAATCTATGTGTGAAATCTATGTGTGAAATCTATGTGTTCAAGGTCAGAGAATTTTCAGTTTCCCAAAATCATCAAAAAAAAAATTAAATAAATTTTTGCCCATTAAGGCGAATCTCTGACAGAAGAAAAATTTAATGTTATTAGTCCTGTCGAGAGACTGGTGTTCGGAAAATTAAACAGATTTTTTGGTTTTGCTAGATTTACTGGTTTCGCCAAAGGACTCAACCGTTGGGAGTTTATACGTGGTCAAAGGTGTAATTTCTTGACAAACTCTTTTCGACTGGTGAACCTTTGGACAGACTGATTATCTCAGATATTTGACAATCCTGTCAACCTTAATTATTATTTGGGATCAATCGAAAAACAGCGATAACGGTTACATTCGTTAATGATTTTTATCACATAACTGTGATTTTTTTCATGTTTTCCTCATATATAAGGCAATTTTTGCTGGAAAATTTTAGGCTATTTAATAAAAATTCATAAAAAGTTACACAGTCGTCCCACTAAACCTGATTACCTTGCAGAAATCTTAAGGAAAATTTTAGATTTCTCAGGGGCAGAAATTTAGAAGTAGCAACATATGATTGATTCCTGATTCTATGATTCCCGATCCTAGTTTAGCCCCAATTAAATTACTGAATGGTAATTACCCGATGACTCAACTCGGATCGATCTCTGCAACGATGGGACGAACCCCCTAGTGCCGTTGACACCTCTAACTCTAAAGGGTCAATTGCCTCACACCATACTAAATAGCTCACTAAATATTGCTTTCCCGTTGATTCAGTTCTCAGGACTTTCGGTAAATTCCGTATATTTACGGAGATGTTCCATTATTTTTAAAGAGTATATAAACTCTGGCAAAATCCCTTGTCACTTAGGGAAAGTTAGTGCATTAATAGATATAGAAGCAAAAAATCTCAAGAATCCAATCTAATCTTGGGATGTAACCAGTTATCTTCAAATAAGCTTATAGAGCCTTAGCGGCACTGCATCTATATCAGTCCTAGATCAAGAACCAAGTCCTAGAAAAACAACGGAGAGTGACAAACATGAAATCACAAACAAAATTTTTTACCACTGCCGCAGCCACCGCGATCGCTGGTCTAGTCTCCGCAGCCCCAGCACAGGCTTTTAGTTTTAACAACAGCGGCATTTCATTTAACGAAGATACCACCGTCAACTTTGATTTTTTGGAATCCCACGGTTGGTTCAAGTCCAATTTTGGCGTGATCGATTCCACCGGCAAACAAACCGTGCTATTTGCTGAAACCAAACGAAGTGATGGATCTGGACCAGACAACCAAGGAACCGTTGGAAACACTGTGCTCAACGCCTCTGCAAAATTCAAGTTTGAAGCGGGCAAGCAGTACGCTTTCTTTTTGGACAGTGGCACAGATGTTTGGCGTGACTATGATGTTTACTCCACCGACTCCAAGAATGCCAGTTTTCTCGGGTTTGCCAACCAGTTCAAGTTTTTACAAGGGACATCCGTACTCAGCGATCTCAATTACAAGTATTACAGCACCAGCGTGAATAGCGCCCTTGGTCAAACGGCTGGAATTCAGAATGCGAACCCCTTTGCCGGGCCTGTTCTAATTGCTGTTGAGGATTCCGGTGTAAACGGCCACAGAGACTTCAATGACTTCATGGTGACCGCTCAGGTGGCGGTGCCAGAACCTGCGACATTAGCAGGCTTGGGACTGGTAGCAGGTGCAATGGCGATGTCTCGCCGTCGCAAAACCAATCACAGTGCTTAAATCAGGATTTCACCCTGAGATGATACTGGGATAGTGGTATCACTCCACCAAGTTATCACCATCTCAGTATAGCTCCGGGATAGAGTAAATTCTTTGAGGATGCCACAACTGCAAAAAAGTGGCATCCTCTTTTTTTGGGGGCTCTCGCTCAAAATCAAGCGCCTTTGTGGTAGTTTACCCTTTGACCCCATTGGCTACTACACCCAAGACCCTGGCACCAGAAATTTTTAATCCTTCTTGTGCTTTCTTTACCAGAGAACGGTCTGTCTTGGCGAGTCGAGTAACCAAAACGAGGCCATCAGTT encodes:
- the lgt gene encoding prolipoprotein diacylglyceryl transferase is translated as MDIYSLPIGFQFTSPGPIIFHLGPLTIRWYGLLIASAVLIGVTLSQYLAQRRQVNPDLIGDLAIWLVVGAIPAARLYYVLFEWPQYAQNPGDIIAIWKGGIAIHGAMLGGILAALIFARLQKISFWQLTDLVAPSVILGQAIGRWGNFFNSEAFGDPTNLPWKLYIPPENRFHLPLEMRQFDYFHPTFLYESLWNLMVFALLLSLFFRKFPGKKPLKAGTLFLVYLAAYSLGRFWIEGLRTDSLMFGPLKMAQMVSLFGITLGLAGLIWLYKLNRPLPDVVSPDRQTWDISRESPQK
- the rlmN gene encoding 23S rRNA (adenine(2503)-C(2))-methyltransferase RlmN, whose amino-acid sequence is MQPRPLPQTKYENNIPLLGLSLSQLTEWVQQQDQPAYRGKQLHQWIYQQGAKTLEDITVFPKQWRENHQDVAIGRSQILHRSVALDQTVKYLLQLADGQIIETVGIPTQKRLTVCVSSQVGCPMACDFCATGKGGFTRNLAVHEIVDQVLTVQEDFGRRVSHIVFMGMGEPLLNTENVLAAVRCLNEDVGIGQRHLTISTVGVRDRIRKLAQYQGQFTLAVSLHASNQAIREKLIPSAKHSPLDQLMAECREYVNITGRRLSIEYILLAGLNDAHAHAIELANLLRGFQCHVNLIPYNPVKEADYQRPSPQEIQAFVDGLQQRHIAVSVRYSRGLEADAACGQLRASRR
- a CDS encoding PP2C family protein-serine/threonine phosphatase; protein product: MTQILVIDDDPTIRVVLTRALQKQGYGVTVAENGKEGVERAEEVRPALIICDWMMPIMDGLEVCRQVKANPDLSTTFFILLTSRGGTEDRVMGLDTGADEFLSKPIRPDELNARVRAGLRIYQLTADLRSSNQMLADSNHRLEAQLAEGAEYVRSQLPPPMKTAAVTINSRFIPSRQLGGDCFDYYWLDDEHLVMYLLDVSGHGLGSTLPSVAMSHLLRTRSLPGVAFSEPARVLTALNEAFQMDMHQDKYFTIWYGVYHLSTRELSYSCAGHPPAILLSGGRNTPLTVEQLKTPGMPVGMFPDIEYMQKSCQVPPLSTLYIYSDGAYEITQRDGNLWTLEEFVQILSHYRETNQTELDHLLDYLRNLNPKRIFDDDLSVLQVMFT
- a CDS encoding ATP-binding protein, with the protein product MKKLPVPQKFTLHLTTEIQLLNEVLSWFDQFDCPPVPNRTWMQCQLALAEAFTNAVRHAHAEMPSNTPIDLEVSILPESLEIRIWDWGPGLDLAAKLKALSQNRDKDAEGGRGLLLIQLIADHMSYTKTQDNRNCFLIVKHYDNS
- a CDS encoding PEP-CTERM sorting domain-containing protein — translated: MKSQTKFFTTAAATAIAGLVSAAPAQAFSFNNSGISFNEDTTVNFDFLESHGWFKSNFGVIDSTGKQTVLFAETKRSDGSGPDNQGTVGNTVLNASAKFKFEAGKQYAFFLDSGTDVWRDYDVYSTDSKNASFLGFANQFKFLQGTSVLSDLNYKYYSTSVNSALGQTAGIQNANPFAGPVLIAVEDSGVNGHRDFNDFMVTAQVAVPEPATLAGLGLVAGAMAMSRRRKTNHSA